A genomic segment from Synergistaceae bacterium encodes:
- a CDS encoding branched-chain amino acid ABC transporter permease, with product MMKRLLTAAFALLAVLGLYELPLLFSMDYYLHIFVMSEIYAVLALSLALIVGFAGQVSMGHAAFYGMGAYVSALLSVRFGWSFWVTFWLAGLFAGAVSWGIGRLVLRLRGHVLAITTAFFGVLVTVVMNNWIPVTNGPMGIAGIPRPTPLFPGSLRFVFESRLHYYYLGLFFVAGVLFVLYRLVNSRLGDAMVAIRENEELARSLGIDAMKSKVFAFTVGGGIAGLAGAFYAHYILFISPVTFTMSESINMLVMVIFGGMSTLFGPVLGAVALTILPEFLRMAGEMRLVIYGVALVCFIIWLPMGVWGTLRNRLFSGRE from the coding sequence ATGATGAAGCGCCTTTTGACGGCGGCATTCGCGCTGCTGGCGGTCCTTGGACTTTACGAGTTGCCCCTTTTGTTCTCCATGGACTATTACCTGCATATTTTCGTCATGTCCGAAATCTACGCCGTTCTGGCCCTTTCGCTGGCTCTGATCGTGGGCTTCGCCGGGCAGGTTTCCATGGGACACGCGGCTTTTTACGGCATGGGCGCTTACGTGTCCGCCCTCCTCAGCGTCAGATTCGGCTGGTCTTTCTGGGTGACGTTCTGGCTCGCCGGACTTTTCGCGGGCGCCGTGTCCTGGGGCATCGGGCGTCTGGTTCTCCGTCTCAGAGGACACGTGCTGGCGATAACGACGGCTTTCTTCGGCGTGCTGGTGACGGTCGTCATGAACAACTGGATCCCCGTAACCAACGGCCCCATGGGAATCGCCGGGATTCCCCGCCCGACGCCCCTGTTTCCGGGAAGCCTGCGTTTTGTGTTCGAATCGCGGCTCCACTACTATTATCTGGGGCTCTTTTTCGTCGCCGGAGTGCTCTTTGTGCTGTATCGACTGGTCAACTCGCGACTGGGCGACGCCATGGTCGCCATTCGGGAGAACGAAGAACTGGCCCGTTCCCTCGGGATCGACGCCATGAAGAGCAAGGTCTTCGCCTTCACCGTGGGAGGCGGCATCGCGGGCCTGGCCGGAGCGTTTTACGCCCATTACATCCTCTTCATCAGCCCCGTGACCTTCACCATGAGCGAATCCATCAACATGCTGGTGATGGTCATCTTCGGCGGAATGAGCACCCTGTTCGGCCCCGTTCTCGGCGCGGTGGCCCTGACGATCCTTCCGGAATTTCTTCGAATGGCGGGAGAAATGCGCCTCGTCATCTACGGCGTCGCGCTGGTCTGTTTCATCATCTGGCTTCCCA